The window TGATATACAATTATATAAGGTGATTTATTTTGTTAATTACCATGCAACGGTCTTGTTAAGTAGTAGATAATCAGTATTAAGCAAAATTCGGCATAGAATATGTAGTTAGAATGTAAGCTCAACAATTAAACCTAGAATAATGATGAAAAAGTATAGTTTATTAATTCTGTTTATTGCAGTTCTTTTTACTTCTTGTACAAAAGAGTTGTCCACAACAAATGAGGATCCCATTATAACATCGGAAACAACTCTTGAAGAGTTGAATATTCCTATTGATTTCGATTGGAAAACAACTAAGACATTAGAGGTTCAATTGCTTCTTCCTGAAAGTGCTGGTTTGGCTAGAACTAAAATTACTTCAGTAGATGGTAGTAAATTATATTTTAAAGGCTATCCATCTGATACTACTCAGAAAGCATTGAATACAAAGATTACTGTTCCAGCTTATTTGGAAGTTCTAAAGGTGAGCAATGGTATGACTGAATCATTTGTGGATATACAAGGAAATACATTGTACCATGACTTTAATAATATGGACAAGAGTGCAAATTCAAGCAATGATGTTTGTGGAGAATGTGATGGTCAAATTACACAGTTGACACTTCAATATTTGGGTTCTGAATCTAGTCCATTGATTAAAGTGACTCAAAAGAAAGGTGGAAATCATAATTTCGTGATATTTGAAGATAATGTAAGTGGGGATTTTGGTTTTGTTGGTGCTAATAATCATAATAAGATGGGTGCTAAAATTAAAATATATGTGAATGGTGAAGAAAATGTCGAAATTCATACGAGTTGCTCTATAACGATTCTAGCAGGAATGACCTTTGGTGATTTTTTAATCGTTGCCGGTGAGTCTGATAATGGTGGTCCTCTTTGTGAAGTTGAAGAAGAAGAGCAGGAATCATTTTCAGGTACGGTGATTTATGAAGATCTTTATCCAGCAAAAGGGGATTACGATTTTAATGATTTAGTAGTTGAGTATAATTACGAAATTCATAAAGGCGATAATAATTACGTTACTGATATTGAAGCAGTATTTACAGTGAAAGCTTTTGGAGCTTCTTTCCATAATGCGTTTGGGTTTCAGTTCCCAAGCATTGTCCCAAGTGATGTATTATCAGTTACTGGTTCTGTTTTCAAGCCAAGTACTATTTTTAATATGGCTTCTAATGGTATTGAAGCTGCTCAAACAAAAGCAACTTTTATTGTTTATGACGATGCTTTTGATATCATGAGTCATCCCGGTTCTGGAATTGGTGTAAATACTACTCCTGGTTCTGATTATGTTGAGCCTGTTAGTGTTACCATAAATATCACTTTTGTTGCTAATTCTGTTTCTTTTAATGATTTAGATATTGGAAACTTCAATCCTTTTATCGTGATGAAGCAAGATAGAGGATATGAAGTTCATTTAGCAGGTTATGAACCAACAGATTTATTTGATAGTAATTTATTTGGAGTATATGATGATGATAGTAATGCTGGTATCGCTAGATATTTCCTTACTGAAAACAATTTACCATGGGCTATTAATATTCCAGATGGCTTTGATTATATGAATGAAAAAGCTAGAATTAACACTGGTTATTTGATGTTTACCACTTGGGCTCAAAGTGGTGGTGTTAGTTATCCTGATTGGTTTGTGAATGAACCTGGCTATAGGAATGAAGCAAATATATATCAGATACCTTAGGACATAAAAAAAGGAGCACAAAAGCTCCTTTTTTTATGCATTTATTTTTTTAGAATTCGTTATCGATAACTCCAGCACCTAGGCATATAGATTCTGACTCATCGTATACCACGCCAAATTGACCTGGGGCAATCCCGGCAATCTTCTCATTGGCATCAATAATCATATGATTATGATCTATCCTCATCTTCCCTGAAAGGAATTCTGGGCTGTGACGGATTTTAAATTTCACATCTTTGGAAAAATTATAATTTTGATCTGGGCGTTCGTTGATGAATTTGAAATCACCAAGTTTAATTTCGCTGCCATACTGGGCAATGGGATCGTAACCATGCGATATATAGAGGATGTTACTCGCCATATCTTTCTTAACCACAAACCATGGGCCTTGACTTAATCCAAGACCTTTGCGTTGGCCAATGGTATGAAACCAAAGTCCTTTATGTTTTCCCCAGATTTTACCCGTTTCCAGCTCTACAATATCTCCAGGGTTTTCGCCTACATATTGCCTAATAAAATCGTTATAGTTGATTTTGCCTAAGAAACAAATTCCTTGGCTATCTGGGCGGCCAGCAGAGGGAAGGTGAATAGCATGGGCTATTTCTCTAACCTTAGGCTTAGGAATGTCTTGCAAGGGAAACATGGCTTTTTGCAATTGAGCCTTGGTGATACGGCCCAAGAAATAAGTTTGATCTTTATGCTTGTCAACAGCGGTATGAAGAAATTGCTCACCATCTCTAGTTTCAATACCGGCATAATGGCCAGTTGAGATTTTATCAAATTCATGTCCCATTTTATCATTAAAAGCACCAAACTTGATTAAAAGATTGCACATGATGTCAGGATTGGGTGTAAACCCTTCCTTCACGGTATCCAAGGTGTACTTTACCACGGTTTCGTAATACTCTTTTTGCAAGTCAATAATTTCCATATTGCAACCGTATTTTTTTGCGATATAGGAAGTAATTTCAATATCCTCCTCCTTGGGGCATACATAACCAGGTTCGTCTTCTAATCCTATCTTGATATAGAAAATAGTAGGATCGTAGCCCATTTCTTTCAATAAATGAACTGTAACGGAGCTATCCACTCCTCCAGAAACCAATGCTGCAATATTCATTCTTTTATTTTTTGCAAAAATACTAATTATCGAGATGAGGAATCTATGAGGATATCAAACCTCTCAAATTTTAACTATTGGGCATAAAAAAAGCCCGAAATATTTCGGGCTTTTGTGGCATCGACTGGAATTGAACCAGTGACACAAGGATTTTCAGTCCTCTGCTCTACCAACTGAGCTACGACGCCATCGTTGTTTTGCGAGTGCAAAGATATAATAAATTTGGATCTTGCAATAGTTTTTTCAAAATATTTTCAATTTTCTTTAGATTATTTTTTTTCTCAGAAAGAGAACTTCGGTTTTGAAGCGCATTAATAGCGTTAAAATAGACAAAAAAACACATATTTATTATGCTTGCATCATAAATCCTTTGTACCTTTGAGCGGGTAAAATACATAGACATCTTTTCGCCTTTTTCATGTTTCTACGGATTGGATATTTCAAAGAATACTATCACTTTTGCGAGCACAAAAAAGAAGTTCTTTGTATTTCATACAAATGCAAAAAAACACACATATTTAAACAAGTCTAATATCAACCAAATTGACAAACAATTTTAAGATGAAGAACAATCAATCAAAAATCATCTATACACATACAGATGAAGCACCGGCATTGGCAACTTATTCTTTATTGCCTATAGTGAATGCATTTACAAACCAAGCGGGAATTAATATGGAAACATGTGATATCTCTCTTGCAGGCAGGGTGTTGTCTCATTTTTCAGATTACTTAACTGAAGAGCAATGTCAGAATGACGATTTAGCTTTGCTAGGCGAATTGGTAAAACAGCCAGAAGCCAATATCATTAAGTTACCTAATATAAGTGCTTCCATTCCACAATTAAAGGCCGCCATTAATGAGCTTCAAGAAAAAGGCTACAAACTACCTAATTATCCAGAGGAAATAATAAATGACACAGATAAAGATGTGTTATCTCGATATGCTAAAGTTTTAGGCTCAGCCGTGAACCCAGTTTTGAGGCAAGGGAACTCCGACCGTAGAGTCGCTCCATCAGTAAAAGAATTTGCTCAAAAGCATCCTAAAAAATTAGGAATATGGTCTAAAGATTCAAAAGCAGAAGTAGCAACTATGAAAGGTGGTGATTTCTTTGGTAACGAACAATCAGTTACTATGGCTCAGGCTGATGATGTAAAAATTGAATTTATTGGTGAAGATGGTCATGTAACTGTGCTTAAAGATAAGCTAGCTTTGTTGCAAGGTGAGGTTATGGATTCTTCCTATATGAGTGTTAAAGCATTACGTAGCTATATAGAGGAGGAATTAGAGGATGCTAAGAAAAGAGATTTACTTTTCTCTGTTCATTTGAAAGCCACCATGATGAAGGTGTCAGATCCTATCATGTTCGGTCATTTTGTATCGGTTTATTTTAAAGATGTTTTTGCTAAATATGCCGAAATATTTGCGAAATTAGGGGTGAATGCCGATTTAGGATTAGGTGATCTTTATCAAAGACTCCAAAAACTCCCAGTTGCGCAAAAAGAAGAAATAGAAGCCGCTATTGCTGATACTTATAATCATAGAGCTAAGCTTGCTATGGTAGATTCTGATAAAGGAATTACCAATTTGCATGCCAGTAACGATGTCATTATTGATGCTTCCATGCCCAATGTGGTTCGTGATTCTGGAAAAATGTGGGGAGCAGATGGTCAGCTTCATGATACCAAAGCCATGATTCCAGATCGTTCTTATTCAAAATGGTACCAAGAATCCATAGATTTCTGTAGAGAAAATGGTGCTTTTGATCCTGCGACAATGGGAAATGTGTCCAATGTGGGATTAATGGCTCAAAAAGCAGAGGAATATGGTTCTCATGATAAAACTTTTAAAGCACAAGCAAATGGTGTTATTCGTGTAGTGAACTCTAAAGGCGAGTCTATTATGGAACACACAGTAGAATGTGGTGATATTTGGAGAGCTAGCCAAGCGAAGGATTTACCTATTAGAGATTGGGTAAAGCTTGGAGTAAATAGAGCAAAAGCTACAGGTAATCCAGCCATATTTTGGTTAGATAAAAACAGAGCCCACGATGCAGAATTGATTAAAAAGGTGAATCTTTATTTGAAAGATCATGATTTGAGTGGTTTGGAAATTAAAATCATGGCACCTGTAGAAGCTATGAAGTATACTTTAGCTCGTACTAAACAAGGATTAGATACTATTTCAGTAACGGGAAATATATTTAGAGACTATTTAACAGACCTTTTCCCTATCCTAGAATTAGGGACTTCTGCAAAAATGCTTTCTATCGTTCCATTATTAGCCAATGGCGGTTTGTTTGAAACTGGAGCTGGAGGATCTGCACCTAAACATGTTCAACAATTTCTAGAAGAAGGTCATTTACGTTGGGATTCATTGGGAGAGTTTTTAGCTCTTACCGTTTCTTTAGAAGATCTTGGTGTGAAAAGTGAAAACCCCAAGGCGCTTGTATTAGGAAAAGCTCTGGATCAGGCTGTGGCTAAAATTCTAGACCTTGATAAATCACCATCAAGAAAAGTAAATGAGATAGATAATAGAGGAAGCCATTTTTATTTAGCCATGTATTGGGCCGAAGCATTAGCTGCTCAAAATGAGGATGCCGAAATGAAGGCTAAGTTTGAGACTATAGCAAAGGAACTGAATGTAAAACAAGATCAGATAACAAAAGAATTGTTAGAAGTACAAGGAAAAGCAGTGGAGATTGGTGGATATTATCTGCCAAATCCTGAGCTTTGCGAAAAAGCAATGCGTCCAAGTGCTACATTGAATTCTATCATCGATAATATTTAAATGATCTGAGACCTTTGTAAAAGGGTAGTTTGCAAAGGTCTCATTTTACTCTGCTATTTTTTAGGCCCTATGAAATTAGGAAATAAAACACTATTTTTGAAGGTGTTTTAAATAAAGAAGGATACCTATAACAAAAACGAATTATATAAACATCTAAAAAACCTATAATAATGAGTGAATTAAAAAACATACTCTATCAGAAAATACAAGAGCACAGACCACGAGTTGCCAACTTATTGAATAATTATGGCGATGTAAAAGTGGCGGATGTTACTGTTTCTCAGATATTAGGTGGAATGAGGGGAATCAAAAGTTTGGTAACCGATATTTCTTACCTGGATCCTAATGAAGGAATTAGATATCGTGGATTTACATTGCCCGAAGTATTTGAAAAGCTACCTAAAGCTAAAGGTGCAAGTATGCCTTATGTTGAGGGACTATTCTTTTTATTACTTACTGGAGAAGTACCAACAGAAAGCCAAGTAGCTGATGTGATTAACGATTTCAGCAATCGTAGAATTCTTCCGAGGTATGTTTATGAGGTCATAGATGCTTATCCTTGCTGTTCTCATCCCATGGCTATATTCTCTTCGGCTATTATGACCATGCAGCGTGAGTCTTTCTTTAATAGAAAATATCATGCAGGCATGAATAAGCAGGATTACTGGGATTCTACTTATGAGGATGCTATGAATTTATTAGCTAAGCTTCCTGAGATTGCAGCTTATATTTATTCTAAGCAATACAAAGATGGAGTAAGAATTCAATCTAATCCGAATTTAGATTTTGGTGCTAATTTCGCTCATATGATGGGCATTGCTAAGCCTTATGATGATGTAGCCAGAATGTATTTTATTGTTCATGCTGACCATGAGAGTGGTAATGTTAGTGCACATACAGGCCATTTAGTGGCTAGTTCGTTATCGGATGTTTATTATGCTACTTCTGGAATGATTAATGGTTTAGCAGGTCCATTACATGGATTGGCAAACCAAGAGGTACTAAGGTGGTTACAAGATCTAAAAGAAAAAATGGGTGGTGAGCTACCAACTGAAGATGAAATGAAGCAGTTTGTTTGGGATACCCTAAACAGTGGTCAAGTCATACCAGGTTTTGGTCATGCGGTATTGCGTAAGACTGATCCAAGATATACGATTCAAAGAGAATTCTGTCAGAAAAATCTTTCAGATTATGAATTGTTCAAATATACTGATATGCTTTATAAAGTAGTTCCTCCAATCTTGCAAGAGCAAGGTAAAGCGAAGAACCCTTGGCCTAATGTTGATGCGCAATCGGGCATCATTCAATGGTATTATGGTATTACAGAATTCGATTTCTATACTGTGTTATTTGGAATTGGACGTGCATTTGGAGTACTTTCAAATGTAATTTGGGACAGAGCTTTAAGCTATCCTCTAGAAAGGCCAAAATCTATTACTACAGAAATGCTAGAAGACTTAGCTGGAGTGAATAAAGAGAAATAAATCAAAATATTTTGATATAGAAAGCCTCATCAATTTAAGATGAGGCTTTTTTTGGTTTATTTTTTACAGAAAAGCTTTCCAAACTACATCTTCTGGTAAGGCAAATTCAAACCTCATATTCTCCTTTTTTACCGGATGTATAAATTCCATATATCGAGCATGAAGATGAATGGATTGGTCTTGATTCCCTCTTTTAAAACCATACTTTACATCGCCTTTAATATGACATCCAATTTTAGCCAATTGTGCCCTGATTTGATGATGGCGACCTGTTTCTAGAGTAATTTCCAGCAAATGATATTTGTCAATAGACGAAAGGTATTTATAATGAAGAATGGCCTTTTTACCATTTTTATTGCTGGGTTTTGCAACGGCAGATTTATTCTTCTCTTGATTCTTGATGAGGTAATGCTCTAGGGTATCTTCTGTTAGAGGAGGTCGATGATCGACTACAGCCCAATAGGTTTTTTTTACTTCTCTGGTTTGAAACATTTTGCTGAGGCGACTACTGGCTTTGTCTGTTTTCCCAAACACCAAGCCTCCGCTAGTAGGGCGATCTAAGCGATGAACGAGTCCCAGGTATACATTTCCTGGTTTATCATATTTCTCCTTGAGGTAAGCCTTTAAAATCTCATTTAAAGGTTCGTCACCCGTTTTGTCGCCTTGGGCAATTTGTCCCGGTTTCTTATTGATGACGATGAGGTGATTGTCCTCAAAAACCACATCAATATTATATTTTTGTTCTAAGTGTCCCATTAGCAATAATTATTAGGGCATTTTGTGCCAAAGTAAAGGTAAAAGCGATAAATTAAATAAGCCAATAAAATTCCTAGAAGAGCTCCGCCAATAATATCTCCCGGAAAATGCACTCCCAAATAAATTCGGCTATAACTCACCATTGCTGCCCAAGTAAAAGCATAGCATCTGTAGTTTTTATAATGGGGAGCCAAGAAAAATGAAGTCATGGCGGCTAAGGCAAAGCTGTTGGAGGCATGAGAAGAAACAAAGCCATAAGCACCGCCAAAATATCCATTGAGAGTATGAATTTGTTCTTTCAATCCTTCGGTGTGTGTTGGGCGGAATCGCTCAAAGCCATATTTAAACCAAACAGAAACTTGATCACTAGCCGCAATTAATAAGGCTATACTTAGCAAGATTCCTACGCTCCTCCATTGGTATTTTTTAATGAGGAGGTAAAGAATAAAAATATATAAAGGAACCCAGATGAGCTTATCACTCAGCCACCACATGACAGGATCGAGCCAAGTGGCATGTAGTCCATTCAAAAATAGAAATAATGATTGATCTAAATTGACTAGAAATTCCATTTAATTATCTATCAGTTTTATGCTTGTTTAAAAATGCAAAAATAGTCTATTTCCTCATGATGTGCATTTTTAATTTTACCACTTAGACACTTAGACACTAAGGCACAGAGAAACACAAAAGAATCTTTATTTATCAATATAACCATTTACAAATCTTTTGTATCCATCTTTCAAAAGTGGGACATTGAAATTGATTAGTAGACCTAACCATTTGTCAGCGAGTTTTAAATAAGAAATAATTTGTGCTTTATGTATAGGTAATAGGATTTCTACTGCTTTTATTTCAATTATTATCTCATCATTAACTAGAATGTCTATCCTGAAATCTTTGGTTAATTTTTTTTCTTTATAAAATAGAGGCAGTAATATTTGTTGTTCTGCTTTTAAACCACGAGATCTTAATTCATCAATTAAGCAATATTCATAAACAGATTCTAATAATCCAGGTCCCATCTCTTTATGAACTGTTAGAGCAGCATCTAGTATTATTTTTTGAAATCCGATTATGTTCTTCTTCTGTCATTTTAAATATGAAACCTCTATGAGTCTTTGTTCAATTTTTATCTGTGGTGTATAAAACAAAGAGATTCAAATTTCACAATAGTTTTGTTAAATTCTTAGTGAACCTCCGTGTCTCCTTGCCTCCGTGGTGAAGAAACTATTTATGATAATCCTTCATCATCAATTTCCAAAGCTCATCTTTTAGCTTGTCCAGCCCAATTTGAGCAACGGCAGAAATATACATATGCGGAATATCTTTTAAATCCTCACTCAACATACTCTCCAACTCCTCATCTAGTAGATCTGATTTGGTAACGATTAAAAACCTTTCCTTGTCTAATAATTCTGGATTATACATCCTCAATTCATTGACTAAGATTTCGTATTCTTTTCTCACATCTTCAGTAGTTCCTGGAACCAAAAACAAGAGGATGGAGTTTCTTTCAATATGTCTTAAAAACCTAATTCCAAGGCCTTTACCATCATGAGCTCCTTCAATAATCCCTGGTATATCTGCCATCACAAAAGAGCGATGATCGCGATAAGGAACAATACCTAAGTTTGGTGTCATGGTTGTAAATGGATAGTCAGCAATTTTGGGCTTAGCTGCAGATATGGAAGAGAGGAGGGTGCTTTTTCCGGCATTCGGAAATCCAACTAGTCCTACATCGGCTAAAACCTTCAGCTCAAAAAGAACATCTCGTTCTTGAGCAGGCTCACCTGGCTGTGCGTATTCAGGAGTTTGATTGGTAGGTGTTTTGAAGTGGTCGTTTCCTAAACCACCTCTACCTCCAGGTAAAAGGACATGACTTTCTTGGTCTTCTACAACTTCGCAAATTACTTCGCCAGTTTCTGCATCTCGGCATACTGTTCCTAATGGGAGTTCAATAACGGAGTCTGCTCCATCTGCTCCAAAGCTGCGGTTGCCGCTCCCCGATTGACCATCCTCTGCGCGGATATGTCGGGTATATCGAAGGTGGAGTAGGGTCCAAAGGTTTCTGTTGCCTACAACAACAATATCGGCTCCTTTGCCTCCATCTCCACCATCGGGACCACCAAAAGCGATGTATTTTTCCCTACGGAAATGAACAGAACCAGCTCCACCTTTACCAGAACGGCAAAATATTTTTATATGATCTACAAAATTTTGATTCAAGAATTACCTCCTGGTTGTTAATGTATTATCTATTTTTTCTACCAAGCGTTCAAATATTTCTTCCTCTGAACCATGGCCATTTATAGTTGTAAATTTATTATGTTTCTTATAGTAATCACCAACAATTTGAGTTCTGGTAAAGAATTCATCTAGACGGTTGATTATGAGCTCCATATTTTCATCATAAGGACGTTTGTCATCAGTTTTGCCTCTATTGGAAAGTCTTTTAAAACACTCAAGTGTTGAGACCTCGATTCCAATGGCAACAGAAACTGATTGATTCAGTTTTAATAATAAGCCATCGAGGATATAGGCCTGAACAATAGTTCTAGGAAAACCTTTGAAAATAAATCCATTAGCTTCTGGGTGTCTTCTGATTTTACTTTCTATTAAAGAAATAGCAATTTCATCTGGTACAATTTCTCCTTTTTGCATGAAATGAGTTACCGATTTGCCTATTTCTGTTTTTTCTCTCATTTCTTTACGAAGTAATTGTCCTGTAGAAATATAAACTAGGTTGTATTTTTCGGCGATTTTTTCAGCTTGAGTTCCTTTTCCAGAACCCGGAGGACCATATAATACCACATTTATTAATTTCTTCTTCAAAGTAGTGGTGATAGTGTCTGTTAACTTGTTGAAAATGTGTTCAATGGTTCCTGTTCCATTAATGGGGTGGTATAAACCTTTTGCTTTATAAAAATCGGCAACAGGTTTAGTTTTATTTTCATATTCCTCCATTCGGAATTTGATCACATCTAAGGTATCATCTTTTCTGCCAGAGGTTTTGGCTCTTTCCATCATTCTTTCTATGAGTTCGTCCATGGGGACCTCTAAACTGAGCATGGCAGAAAGAGAAGTATTTAATCTTAATAATAATCCATCTAAGATATAGGCCTGAACTGTGGTTCTAGGGAAACCATCAAAAAGAATTCCATCAGAATTTTCATCTTTAGTAATTCTTTCTTCAATAATTTGCACAATGATCTCATCGGAAGCTAATCCCCCTTTCTCGATAATGTCTTTAGCTTTCATACCCAAAATACTCCCCGCGGCAATTTCTCGACGTAGAATATCACCAGTTGAAATATAAGTCAGGTTATACTTTTCTAAAAGTAGTTTAGATTGTGTTCCTTTACCAGCTCCTGGAGGGCCAAATAGTGCAATGTTTAACATAGATGAGGTTTTTTGTTTTAGTCAATGATTTTATAGATATCAGCGAGGTTTCTTCCAAGACCATCATAATCTAAGCCATAGCCAACGATGAAGTCATTAGGAATTTCCATACCGATATAATCTATAGGAAAATCTTTTTGGAAAGCATTTGGTTTGAAGAGTAGCGTGGCGATTTTTACATCGGCAGCTTCCATTTGTTTAAGCTTAGGAAGAGTGTCATGCATGGTAATTCCTGTGTCGATGATGTCTTCTACAACGATTACATTGCGACCGGCTAAAGATTTATCTAAGCCTATAACTTCTCTTACCACATGTGAACTTTTGGTACCTACATAGGATGACAGTTTTACAAAAGTGATTTCGCAGTCAATGTGAATTTTTTTCAATAAGTCAGATGCAAACATAAAAGCACCGTTTAAAACGATGATAAATAAAGGGTTTTTACCTTCGTAATCTACATTGATTTTATCAGCAACATTAGAAATTGACTGATCTATTTCATTCGCTGGGATAGAGATTTTAAACTCTTTATCATAAAGTTTTACTGTTTTAGCTTCCATGGGCTCTTGTTTTGAAAAGGTAAAAATAGGTAATATAATACCACATTGTTTAATAAAAAATAATCTACAAAATTAGTGAGAATAATGAGATGGTCAAAGGACCATTGAAAATTATAATTTAAAGTCCTAATCTTTATGAGTTTCACTTAACTTTTTCAACTCCCTTTGCTTTAAACTTTGCTTTCTGGCTGATTTCATCATGCTGTTTT is drawn from Lentimicrobium sp. L6 and contains these coding sequences:
- a CDS encoding phosphatase PAP2 family protein, producing MEFLVNLDQSLFLFLNGLHATWLDPVMWWLSDKLIWVPLYIFILYLLIKKYQWRSVGILLSIALLIAASDQVSVWFKYGFERFRPTHTEGLKEQIHTLNGYFGGAYGFVSSHASNSFALAAMTSFFLAPHYKNYRCYAFTWAAMVSYSRIYLGVHFPGDIIGGALLGILLAYLIYRFYLYFGTKCPNNYC
- the mnmA gene encoding tRNA 2-thiouridine(34) synthase MnmA, which encodes MNIAALVSGGVDSSVTVHLLKEMGYDPTIFYIKIGLEDEPGYVCPKEEDIEITSYIAKKYGCNMEIIDLQKEYYETVVKYTLDTVKEGFTPNPDIMCNLLIKFGAFNDKMGHEFDKISTGHYAGIETRDGEQFLHTAVDKHKDQTYFLGRITKAQLQKAMFPLQDIPKPKVREIAHAIHLPSAGRPDSQGICFLGKINYNDFIRQYVGENPGDIVELETGKIWGKHKGLWFHTIGQRKGLGLSQGPWFVVKKDMASNILYISHGYDPIAQYGSEIKLGDFKFINERPDQNYNFSKDVKFKIRHSPEFLSGKMRIDHNHMIIDANEKIAGIAPGQFGVVYDESESICLGAGVIDNEF
- a CDS encoding NADP-dependent isocitrate dehydrogenase, giving the protein MKNNQSKIIYTHTDEAPALATYSLLPIVNAFTNQAGINMETCDISLAGRVLSHFSDYLTEEQCQNDDLALLGELVKQPEANIIKLPNISASIPQLKAAINELQEKGYKLPNYPEEIINDTDKDVLSRYAKVLGSAVNPVLRQGNSDRRVAPSVKEFAQKHPKKLGIWSKDSKAEVATMKGGDFFGNEQSVTMAQADDVKIEFIGEDGHVTVLKDKLALLQGEVMDSSYMSVKALRSYIEEELEDAKKRDLLFSVHLKATMMKVSDPIMFGHFVSVYFKDVFAKYAEIFAKLGVNADLGLGDLYQRLQKLPVAQKEEIEAAIADTYNHRAKLAMVDSDKGITNLHASNDVIIDASMPNVVRDSGKMWGADGQLHDTKAMIPDRSYSKWYQESIDFCRENGAFDPATMGNVSNVGLMAQKAEEYGSHDKTFKAQANGVIRVVNSKGESIMEHTVECGDIWRASQAKDLPIRDWVKLGVNRAKATGNPAIFWLDKNRAHDAELIKKVNLYLKDHDLSGLEIKIMAPVEAMKYTLARTKQGLDTISVTGNIFRDYLTDLFPILELGTSAKMLSIVPLLANGGLFETGAGGSAPKHVQQFLEEGHLRWDSLGEFLALTVSLEDLGVKSENPKALVLGKALDQAVAKILDLDKSPSRKVNEIDNRGSHFYLAMYWAEALAAQNEDAEMKAKFETIAKELNVKQDQITKELLEVQGKAVEIGGYYLPNPELCEKAMRPSATLNSIIDNI
- the obgE gene encoding GTPase ObgE, which codes for MNQNFVDHIKIFCRSGKGGAGSVHFRREKYIAFGGPDGGDGGKGADIVVVGNRNLWTLLHLRYTRHIRAEDGQSGSGNRSFGADGADSVIELPLGTVCRDAETGEVICEVVEDQESHVLLPGGRGGLGNDHFKTPTNQTPEYAQPGEPAQERDVLFELKVLADVGLVGFPNAGKSTLLSSISAAKPKIADYPFTTMTPNLGIVPYRDHRSFVMADIPGIIEGAHDGKGLGIRFLRHIERNSILLFLVPGTTEDVRKEYEILVNELRMYNPELLDKERFLIVTKSDLLDEELESMLSEDLKDIPHMYISAVAQIGLDKLKDELWKLMMKDYHK
- a CDS encoding LruC domain-containing protein, with amino-acid sequence MMKKYSLLILFIAVLFTSCTKELSTTNEDPIITSETTLEELNIPIDFDWKTTKTLEVQLLLPESAGLARTKITSVDGSKLYFKGYPSDTTQKALNTKITVPAYLEVLKVSNGMTESFVDIQGNTLYHDFNNMDKSANSSNDVCGECDGQITQLTLQYLGSESSPLIKVTQKKGGNHNFVIFEDNVSGDFGFVGANNHNKMGAKIKIYVNGEENVEIHTSCSITILAGMTFGDFLIVAGESDNGGPLCEVEEEEQESFSGTVIYEDLYPAKGDYDFNDLVVEYNYEIHKGDNNYVTDIEAVFTVKAFGASFHNAFGFQFPSIVPSDVLSVTGSVFKPSTIFNMASNGIEAAQTKATFIVYDDAFDIMSHPGSGIGVNTTPGSDYVEPVSVTINITFVANSVSFNDLDIGNFNPFIVMKQDRGYEVHLAGYEPTDLFDSNLFGVYDDDSNAGIARYFLTENNLPWAINIPDGFDYMNEKARINTGYLMFTTWAQSGGVSYPDWFVNEPGYRNEANIYQIP
- a CDS encoding adenylate kinase — encoded protein: MLNIALFGPPGAGKGTQSKLLLEKYNLTYISTGDILRREIAAGSILGMKAKDIIEKGGLASDEIIVQIIEERITKDENSDGILFDGFPRTTVQAYILDGLLLRLNTSLSAMLSLEVPMDELIERMMERAKTSGRKDDTLDVIKFRMEEYENKTKPVADFYKAKGLYHPINGTGTIEHIFNKLTDTITTTLKKKLINVVLYGPPGSGKGTQAEKIAEKYNLVYISTGQLLRKEMREKTEIGKSVTHFMQKGEIVPDEIAISLIESKIRRHPEANGFIFKGFPRTIVQAYILDGLLLKLNQSVSVAIGIEVSTLECFKRLSNRGKTDDKRPYDENMELIINRLDEFFTRTQIVGDYYKKHNKFTTINGHGSEEEIFERLVEKIDNTLTTRR
- a CDS encoding citrate (Si)-synthase, producing MSELKNILYQKIQEHRPRVANLLNNYGDVKVADVTVSQILGGMRGIKSLVTDISYLDPNEGIRYRGFTLPEVFEKLPKAKGASMPYVEGLFFLLLTGEVPTESQVADVINDFSNRRILPRYVYEVIDAYPCCSHPMAIFSSAIMTMQRESFFNRKYHAGMNKQDYWDSTYEDAMNLLAKLPEIAAYIYSKQYKDGVRIQSNPNLDFGANFAHMMGIAKPYDDVARMYFIVHADHESGNVSAHTGHLVASSLSDVYYATSGMINGLAGPLHGLANQEVLRWLQDLKEKMGGELPTEDEMKQFVWDTLNSGQVIPGFGHAVLRKTDPRYTIQREFCQKNLSDYELFKYTDMLYKVVPPILQEQGKAKNPWPNVDAQSGIIQWYYGITEFDFYTVLFGIGRAFGVLSNVIWDRALSYPLERPKSITTEMLEDLAGVNKEK
- a CDS encoding RluA family pseudouridine synthase; this translates as MDVVFEDNHLIVINKKPGQIAQGDKTGDEPLNEILKAYLKEKYDKPGNVYLGLVHRLDRPTSGGLVFGKTDKASSRLSKMFQTREVKKTYWAVVDHRPPLTEDTLEHYLIKNQEKNKSAVAKPSNKNGKKAILHYKYLSSIDKYHLLEITLETGRHHQIRAQLAKIGCHIKGDVKYGFKRGNQDQSIHLHARYMEFIHPVKKENMRFEFALPEDVVWKAFL
- a CDS encoding GxxExxY protein gives rise to the protein MGPGLLESVYEYCLIDELRSRGLKAEQQILLPLFYKEKKLTKDFRIDILVNDEIIIEIKAVEILLPIHKAQIISYLKLADKWLGLLINFNVPLLKDGYKRFVNGYIDK